In a single window of the Equus quagga isolate Etosha38 unplaced genomic scaffold, UCLA_HA_Equagga_1.0 HiC_scaffold_2740_RagTag, whole genome shotgun sequence genome:
- the LOC124232140 gene encoding disintegrin and metalloproteinase domain-containing protein 21-like, with translation MRLAETQVTLRTPLLLLGLWAVLAPGQCSQGRPSWRYISSEVVIPRKELQSGKGVQMPGWVSYSLRFGGQRHVIHMRRKKLFVPRHLLLMTQDDQGALQVDSPFIPQDCYYLGYLEEIPLSMVTVETCYGGIEGIMKLDDLAYEIKPLKDSQRFEHIVSQIVADTNATGPAYRLGYKEDRDPLFSQANASAEPRLSSRVFASHYGSIKALVMTSNRMYRVYNNVSKCATFLIHLSTIIDSIWRGLDLGMFLTAIVIFDQRDPADMNDHRVPGSGFYNYFSNTLNRAMSPHSSLIVKRDGPHELQFNPGIYSMCQAHNLIMLGALGRHYLLLAIIASQQIGRSFGLYFDESTCVCQRRTTCIMYRYPVMTDAFSNCSFMHTQHILGNDVSKCVFSTQRVYLNKSLTQDRCGNHVVEETEQCDCGSFKQCYSSPCCNSNCRFTTGSACDTGRCCTNCTFSPAGMLCRPIQNICDLPEYCRGLSSKCPNDVYMQDGTPCTEDGYCYRGNCTDRSIHCKEIFGGKAVNAPRSCYEINKRANRFGHCRRAEMTYRFGSCANADILCGRLQCINVTHLPQLQEHVAFHQSLILDHLCFGVGSHRGTGTTDVGPVRDGSLCDSGRYCQNSYCNGSIEAMNYDCTPEKCNLRGVCNNLRHCHCHEGWEPPRCLQKGAGGSVDSGPPPRKQRKVTASLWPVVYLRVLFARIYALIAALLFGVATNVRTVKVTEVKEVTVGETKR, from the coding sequence ATGAGGCTGGCAGAGACCCAGGTGACCCTGAGGACGCCCCTCCTGCTGCTTGGGCTCTGGGCAGTGCTGGCTCCAGGCCAGTGTTCTCAAGGCCGTCCCTCGTGGCGCTACATCTCCTCCGAGGTGGTGATTCCCAGGAAGGAGTTGCAGAGCGGCAAAGGCGTTCAGATGCCAGGGTGGGTCTCCTACAGCCTGCGTTTTGGGGGCCAGAGACACGTTATCCACATGCGGCGCAAGAAACTGTTTGTGCCTAGACATCTGCTGCTGATGACTCAGGATGACCAAGGAGCCTTACAGGTGGACTCCCCCTTCATCCCTCAAGACTGTTATTACCTTGGCTACCTGGAGGAGATTCCTCTTTCCATGGTCACCGTGGAGACGTGCTACGGGGGTATCGAAGGCATCATGAAGTTGGATGACCTTGCCTATGAAATCAAACCACTCAAGGATTCCCAAAGGTTTGAACACATTGTTTCTCAGATAGTGGCCGACACCAACGCCACAGGACCTGCGTATAGACTGGGATACAAGGAGGATAGGGACCCCCTGTTCTCTCAGGCAAATGCCAGTGCAGAGCCCAGGCTCTCCTCTAGGGTCTTTGCATCCCACTATGGATCAATAAAAGCCCTTGTAATGACTTCCAACAGGATGTACCGTGTGTACAACAATGTATCCAAATGTGCAACCTTTCTGATACATCTAAGTACTATAATTGATTCAATCTGGAGAGGTCTTGATCTTGGTATGTTTCTTACTGCCATAGTTATTTTTGACCAGAGAGATCCAGCTGACATGAATGACCATAGGGTGCCAGGCAGTggtttttataactatttttctaACACGCTGAATAGAGCTATGAGTCCACATTCAAGTCTAATCGTGAAACGTGACGGGCCTCATGAACTTCAGTTTAATCCAGGCATATATTCCATGTGCCAGGCTCACAATCTTATCATGCTGGGTGCTCTAGGAAGACACTATTTATTGCTGGCTATCATAGCATCTCAACAGATAGGGAGATCGTTTGGTCTGTATTTCGATGAATCCACTTGTGTTTGCCAGAGAAGGACCACGTGCATCATGTACAGATACCCTGTGATGACGGATGCCTTCAGTAACTGTTCCTTTATGCATACCCAGCACATACTTGGTAACGATGTATCCAAATGTGTGTTCTCCACCCAGAGGGTGTATTTAAATAAAAGCCTGACACAAGATCGTTGTGGAAACCATGTAGTGGAAGAAACGGAGCAGTGTGACTGCGGCTCCTTCAAGCAGTGTTACAGCAGCCCATGCTGCAATAGCAACTGTCGCTTTACGACTGGAAGCGCCTGTGACACAGGCAGATGCTGTACAAACTGCACCTTCTCCCCTGCTGGGATGCTTTGCAGACCAATCCAAAATATATGTGATCTTCCCGAGTACTGCCGAGGGTTAAGCTCAAAATGCCCTAACGACGTTTATATGCAAGATGGAACTCCATGTACTGAAGACGGCTACTGCTACCGTGGAAATTGCACTGACCGCAGCATTCACTGCAAAGAAATCTTTGGGGGAAAGGCTGTGAATGCTCCAAGGAGCtgctatgaaataaataaaagagccaATCGATTTGGACACTGCAGAAGAGCCGAAATGACGTACAGATTTGGGTCCTGTGCGAACGCGGATATTCTGTGTGGAAGGCTGCAGTGCATCAACGTCACGCACCTTCCGCAGCTGCAGGAACACGTCGCCTTCCATCAGTCTCTTATCTTAGATCACTTGTGCTTCGGGGTGGGTTCACACCGTGGGACCGGAACAACAGATGTGGGTCCTGTGAGAGATGGTAGCCTCTGTGATTCTGGAAGATACTGTCAAAATAGCTACTGCAATGGTTCTATCGAGGCAATGAATTATGACTGTACCCCTGAGAAATGCAATCTGAGAGGAGTCTGCAACAATCTGAGGCATTGCCATTGCCATGAAGGGTGGGAACCTCCAAGGTGCTTACAGAAAGGTGCAGGAGGGAGCGTTGACAGCGGACCCCCTCCAAGAAAACAGCGGAAGGTGACAGCCAGCCTGTGGCCAGTGGTGTATCTGAGAGTGCTCTTTGCCCGCATTTATGCCTTAATAGCCGCACTCCTCTTTGGCGTGGCCACAAATGTAAGAACTGTCAAGGTCACTGAAGTAAAGGAAGTGACAGTTGGTGAAACTAAACGATAA